The Saccharomonospora cyanea NA-134 genome includes a region encoding these proteins:
- a CDS encoding FG-GAP-like repeat-containing protein, producing MATAVSATVCAAPAQAISGGTPTDIDGQPFLVKIDIGSTASCSGALIAPRWIATSAACFAEIPSQPEIPAPGAPHSETTAMVNGKSITVDRIVPREDRDLVLAHLRSPVTGVAPLKIAAVAPAPSDTVQISGYGRTAEEWIPRQSHTGDFAVQAVDSSMLSLQGTTEETSVCKGDAGGPVLRGGELVAVAGGSHQAGCVGEVTEQRGAVAARVDDLAKWITSQVVDLKATPATKNAINLTWDTPDPSLTYRVYGAQSEHVAIAPENLLAETTESHFVHGSLPSGQPWSYRVALIDQSGTQVAISFTAHAESPTSTVTDFNGDGLDDIATFSGGRATVALSDGEQFGSPQRWHDFLGGAEGTRVLAGDVNGDSLDDAVIFTRGNYGYVAVALSTGSSFGATRLWNGQFAGGTRAPSLGDFNGDGKDDIASFGGNGDGIVWVSLSDGEQFLHPNQQWHSSFALPGETPVVGDFNDDGLDDIASFLGGTEGKVYVSLSTGTTFTETAELWHDRFGRSPEWAGAADINGDGKSDAVTYTRGDNANVWTATSDGTAFGPSTQWHDNFAAGDAHHVPSSRPSLSTWP from the coding sequence ATGGCAACTGCAGTCTCCGCCACGGTTTGCGCCGCTCCCGCGCAGGCCATCTCGGGCGGAACGCCCACCGATATCGACGGCCAACCTTTCCTGGTCAAGATTGACATCGGTTCGACTGCCTCGTGTTCCGGTGCGTTGATCGCACCCCGGTGGATTGCCACCTCCGCTGCCTGCTTCGCTGAGATCCCAAGCCAGCCGGAAATCCCCGCGCCCGGTGCACCACACTCTGAGACGACCGCAATGGTGAACGGCAAGTCGATAACGGTCGACCGGATCGTGCCGCGCGAGGACCGCGATCTCGTCCTGGCTCACCTCAGAAGTCCGGTCACTGGTGTCGCGCCGCTGAAGATCGCCGCCGTTGCCCCCGCACCGTCAGACACCGTCCAGATTTCCGGCTACGGTCGCACCGCCGAAGAATGGATTCCCCGTCAATCCCACACCGGGGACTTTGCCGTCCAAGCCGTCGACTCGAGCATGCTGAGCCTCCAAGGCACCACGGAAGAAACCAGCGTGTGCAAGGGTGACGCTGGCGGCCCGGTACTCCGAGGCGGCGAACTCGTCGCTGTCGCGGGTGGCTCCCACCAAGCGGGCTGCGTGGGCGAAGTCACCGAACAGCGCGGAGCGGTCGCCGCACGCGTCGACGACCTCGCCAAATGGATCACATCCCAGGTCGTCGACCTGAAAGCCACGCCCGCTACCAAGAACGCGATCAACCTCACCTGGGACACACCCGACCCGTCCCTCACCTACCGGGTCTACGGGGCGCAATCCGAGCACGTTGCCATCGCCCCGGAGAACCTGCTCGCCGAAACCACCGAATCCCACTTCGTCCACGGCTCCCTGCCCTCAGGCCAACCGTGGTCCTACCGTGTCGCCCTCATCGACCAGTCAGGAACCCAGGTCGCGATTTCCTTCACCGCGCATGCGGAAAGCCCGACCAGCACAGTGACCGACTTCAACGGTGACGGCCTCGACGACATCGCCACCTTCAGCGGTGGAAGAGCGACCGTGGCCCTCTCCGACGGGGAGCAGTTCGGTTCGCCGCAACGCTGGCACGACTTCCTCGGCGGCGCCGAGGGCACCCGTGTGCTCGCTGGAGACGTCAACGGTGACAGCCTGGACGATGCCGTCATCTTCACCCGCGGCAATTACGGCTACGTCGCTGTCGCGCTGTCGACAGGAAGTAGCTTCGGCGCCACACGACTCTGGAACGGGCAATTCGCCGGTGGCACCCGCGCACCCTCGCTGGGGGACTTCAACGGCGACGGTAAGGACGACATCGCCAGTTTCGGCGGAAACGGCGACGGCATCGTCTGGGTCTCTCTGTCAGACGGCGAACAGTTTTTGCACCCGAATCAGCAATGGCATTCCAGCTTCGCCCTTCCCGGGGAAACTCCAGTCGTCGGCGACTTCAACGATGACGGACTCGACGACATCGCCAGCTTCCTCGGTGGAACCGAGGGCAAGGTCTATGTGTCTCTCTCCACCGGCACCACCTTCACCGAGACAGCCGAACTGTGGCATGACCGCTTCGGCAGAAGCCCCGAGTGGGCCGGCGCCGCCGACATCAACGGAGACGGCAAGAGCGACGCCGTGACATACACACGCGGAGACAACGCCAACGTCTGGACAGCCACCTCCGACGGCACCGCATTTGGACCGTCCACGCAATGGCACGACAACTTCGCCGCTGGGGACGCACACCATGTCCCCAGCTCACGCCCCTCCCTTTCCACCTGGCCGTAG
- a CDS encoding nucleoside/nucleotide kinase family protein, with amino-acid sequence MTPQADVQFSVSTWQQPTPPSASPERSALVERLAQRILTLAPTRLRVAVDGPTAAGKTGFGHELAEHLVRAGRPVLRACLDDFKRPWKDRHLYDRESGEGYYRNAYDYDAVTRLLLEPAAPDGTGRCVLCSIDPLTQKDHSKIVTTAPPDAVLVVDGVFAFRPEIDRHWDFRIWLDIDPELSVRRGAERDAEWAGADATALHRHRYLPSMALYESEVRPKQLADVVIDNTDFARPRVVRESR; translated from the coding sequence ATGACTCCCCAGGCCGACGTGCAGTTCTCGGTTTCGACTTGGCAGCAACCCACGCCACCGTCCGCCTCCCCCGAGCGAAGCGCGTTGGTGGAACGCCTCGCCCAGCGCATCCTGACGCTGGCCCCCACCCGGCTGCGCGTCGCCGTCGACGGTCCGACGGCAGCGGGCAAGACCGGTTTCGGTCACGAACTCGCCGAACACCTCGTTCGGGCCGGGCGGCCGGTGCTGCGGGCGTGCCTCGACGACTTCAAGCGGCCGTGGAAGGACCGCCACCTCTACGATCGCGAGTCCGGCGAGGGTTACTACCGCAACGCCTACGACTACGACGCCGTCACCCGGCTCCTGCTGGAGCCCGCCGCGCCCGACGGCACGGGACGGTGTGTGCTGTGCAGCATCGACCCACTGACCCAGAAGGATCACTCCAAGATCGTGACCACGGCCCCGCCGGACGCGGTGCTGGTCGTCGACGGCGTCTTCGCGTTCCGCCCCGAGATCGACCGCCACTGGGACTTCCGCATCTGGCTGGACATCGACCCGGAGCTCTCCGTGCGCCGTGGCGCCGAACGGGACGCCGAGTGGGCCGGGGCCGACGCGACGGCGCTGCACCGCCACCGCTACCTGCCATCGATGGCGCTGTACGAGAGCGAGGTGCGGCCGAAGCAGCTCGCCGACGTCGTCATCGACAACACCGACTTCGCCCGGCCGCGAGTCGTCCGCGAGTCACGCTGA
- a CDS encoding nitroreductase family deazaflavin-dependent oxidoreductase, whose protein sequence is MSARTATARFLGSRRWIMRLAPAIVRVDRHLHRLTGGRVTLLRLAGLPTVRLTTVGRRSGARRETQLLCLPVPGAVVVVGSNWGRPRDPGWAHNLRARPDAAVTVDGRTIPVRAREVRGAEYERLWERLLRYWPGYGAEREWAGRPLPVFVLDLRRSA, encoded by the coding sequence ATGTCCGCGCGCACGGCGACGGCGCGGTTTCTGGGCTCGCGCCGCTGGATCATGCGCCTGGCCCCGGCGATCGTGCGCGTCGACCGGCACCTGCATCGACTGACGGGCGGGCGCGTGACGCTGCTGCGGCTGGCGGGACTGCCGACGGTGCGGCTGACCACCGTGGGGCGTCGCAGCGGGGCACGGCGGGAAACGCAGTTGCTGTGCCTGCCGGTGCCGGGTGCTGTCGTGGTGGTGGGGTCCAACTGGGGCAGGCCACGCGACCCGGGCTGGGCGCACAACCTCCGGGCGCGACCCGACGCGGCGGTGACGGTCGACGGCCGGACCATCCCGGTGCGGGCGCGGGAGGTGAGGGGCGCGGAATACGAGCGGCTGTGGGAGCGGCTGCTGCGGTACTGGCCCGGCTACGGCGCCGAGCGCGAATGGGCGGGCCGGCCGCTGCCGGTGTTCGTGCTCGACCTCCGTCGATCAGCGTGA